Genomic DNA from Campylobacter concisus:
CAAACTATCAAATTTACGCTAGTTTGAAGTATTTTATGCAGCGTTCGTTTTGACAAATTCGTGGTGGCGTGATAGATGTGGATTTGAAGCTCGCCTAAATTTAAAATATTGATACTAAGGTGGCGAGCAGATCACTATTTTTAGAGCATTTAATAGAAATTTTGTCAAAAAAGCTGGCGTGGTGGCAAATGGTGGAGTGGCGAGGTTGTGCAACAAATTTGAAAGTTTTTGCCATGTATGCTTTTGCTTGATTGTACGAGTGGTATGTTTATGTGTGGCTGTTTAAAGATGAAGAAATTTGTAGCAGGCGCGTTGCGATCGAGAAATTCTTATAGTGTTAGCTGGCATCGATATAGCAAGGCAAAATGAAAAAAGTTCTGGTAGAGAATGAGCAAACACTAAATTTTATCCAAGCAGATTATAGGGTATTTGATTTTTGCCAAGAAATGGCTTATAAAATTTAGTAAATTTATGCTCACCCAGCCTAAAATTCTCTTTTATAAATTTAAACTACAAACAAGCGAATTTTTTAGCAAGTTTAGCCTGCTATTAAGCGAAATTTAACTTAAAATGTTAAGCACAAGTACCATAAACTTAAAAATTCACAAGAAGTTATCAAATTTACTCTAACAGGTTACCCTTACCTAGCCAAATTTCAGCAAAGCGCCCATGTAATGGTTGGCAGAAAAAGGATGAAGCAAATTCTAGTAAGCAAAAATTAAAATTTGCTCCATTTAATCCACGAACAATCAAATTTATCGTCAAATTTGGTCGCCACATAAAACCAAGAGTAGTCAAAGCTTTTTGTAAAAAGTATTATTAAAGCGATATCCCATTACCAAATTTAGCTAGATATTAGGCAAAATTTAGCTTAAAAATACTCACGCAAGCACTCAAATTTTGTAAGCTCACAAGAAATATTTTCAGCACAACATCCATACGAGCGATAACAAAGCGGGTAAATTCCAGCAAGTAAAGACCAAAATTTACTAAATTTAAACCACATCCAAATTTTGCCTATCAAATTTAACCATAAGGTATATCAACCCTGCAAACGCCTTTGCATAAATTTAACACATATAAAAATGATAGGATTTTTGGAAAATAATTATTTATAAGTTTTTGTATTAAAAATTTAATGTAACAAAGAGCAAGCCCTAGCCTGCTCTTTGTGAAAATTTAACCCTTTTTTGGAGTTACAAGCATATTTACATAACGACCTTCTATTATAGGCTCTTTGTCGCGGTCAGCCTCATCCTTGATCATCTCCCAGACCTTCTCAAGCATGGCTACGCCAGCCTCTGGGGTGCTCATCTCGCGACCCTTTAAAAATACACGAAATTTAACGTATTTGCCATCTTGCAAAAACTCGCTTGCGTGTTTAACCTTGTAGTTTATATCGTTTTGGGCGATCTTGACAGAGAGTTTTATCTCTTTTATCTCGATGGTTTTTTGCTTTTTCTTAGCCTCTTTTTGCTTTTTCTCTTGCTGATAGCGGAATTTACCATAGTCCATTATCTTGCAAACTGGCGGCTTCGCGTCTGGCGCTATAAGCACTAGATCAAGCCCAAGCTTATTTGAGATCTCTAAAGCCTCTTCTCTTGAGATGACACCGTATGCCGTGCCATCATCCCCTACACATCTTACCTCTCTCGCCCTTATGTCCTCATTGAGCAATACTTCATTTTCCTTACTCAAAAATGTACCTCACTAAGTTTCTCCTTCGTTAAATTTATAAATTCCGCCAAGCTCATATCGCTCTGCGTCCTAGCCTGTCTATCGCGCAACGCAACGCTCTTGTTCGCTACTTCGTTGTCTCCTAGCACGACTATCATAGGCACCCTTTGTTTTTCTGCCGTTCTTATTCTCTTATTTAAACTCTCATTTTTACTTGCTATCTCGCTATCGACGTTGATCTTTCTTAGCTCACGTGAAATTTCTTTTGCGTATTCTAAATGCGTGTCACTAATAGGCACGATGACGACCTGAGTAGGAGCGATGAAAAATGGCAACTCACCAGCAGTGTGCTCAAGTAAAATTCCTATAAATCTCTCAAAACTACCAAGTAAAGCTCTGTGGAGCATTACAGGGCGCTGTCTTTCGTTATTTGCGTCGATGTAGCCTAGATCAAAACGTTCTGGCAAGTTAAAGTCCACCTGTATCGTGCCACACTGCCATTTTCGCTTTAGCGCGTCAGTGATTTTAATGTCGATCTTTGGACCGTAGAATGCGCCGCCGCCCTCATCGATACCGTATTTAAAGCCATTTTCATCAAGAGCTTCTTTTAGCGCTTTGGTCGCCGTTTCCCAAATTTCATCTCCGCCGATCGCTTTTGCAGGTTTGGTCGAAATTTCCATCTCATAGTGAAAGCCAAAATTTTCCATTATCTTGCCAGCAAATTTTAAAATTTCTAGGATATTTTCTTTGATTTGACTTGGCATACAAAAGATATGTGAGTCATCTTGTGCAAATTCGCGAACTCTAAAAAGTCCATGTAAAACGCCACTTTTTTCATGGCGATGTACGACGCCGTATTCGAAAAATTTAAGCGGTAGATCGCGGTAAGACCTGATATCACTTTGATAGACTTTGATGTGACCAACGCAGTTCATCGGCTTGATGCCATACTCTGTCTCGTCGATCGTCGTAAAGTACATATTTTCTTTATAGTTTGCGTAGTGGCCGCTTCTTCTCCACACGTCAGCCTTTAAAAGCTCAGGTCCTCGCACTGGCTCGTAGCCACGGTCGCGGTGAGCTTTGTATAAAATTTGCTCTAACTTAGAGCGCAAGCGTCCACCATTTGGTAACCATATCGGCAAGCCGCCACCCACTTCTTCATCAAAAGTAAATAGTTTCATCTCGGTGCCAAGCTTTCTGTGGTCGCGCTTTTTGGCCTCTTCGATGATTCGGATGTGCTCTTTTAAGCTCTCTTTATCTGCATAGGCTGTGCCGTAAATTCTAGTTAGCATCTCACGGCTCTCATCGCCGCCAAGATATGCGCCAGCCACGCGTGTAAGTTTGAAAAATTTTAAAAATTTAGTATTTGGTACGTGTGGTCCGCGGCAAAGATCTTCAAAATCCCCTTGCGAGTAGCTGCTCACTTCGCCATCTGGAATTCTTTTTAAGACCTCTTGCTTTAGGTCGTCATCTTTAAATTTATCGCTCATATTAGCTTTGGTTGAGCAGGTTTTGATGATATCAAATTTCTTCTCAGCAAGCTCTTTCATCTTATCTTCGATTGCAGCTAGATCGCTCTCGCCTAGCTTCGTGCCCTCATCATCAACTCTAAAATCATAATAAAATCCATCTTCTACGTTTGGTCCGACAAAGAATTTCGCCTTTGGATAGAGTGATTTGATAGCTTGTGCCATGAGGTGCGCACAGGAGTGTCTGATAACGTGTAGTGCCTCTTTTGAGTTGTCAAAATAGATAGGCTCAGCACTACTCTCACGCCCTGCGATACTTTGAGTATCGACTATTTCGCCATTTAGTTTGTATGCGATGATATCGCTCATTGTTTTTCCTTATATCAAATTGTCTTTTTTACGATAAAAGAACGATTAAGGATTTTATCTAAATGGGCTTTAAGCTAAACTTAATATTTACTAAGCAAATTTTTATAAATTCTTTTTAAATCCACAAGCTTTGATCTATAAATTTATTTATGAAATATATATATTTATATTTAAATGTGTAAATCCCTAAATTTAAAGCTTTTTATTTATATAATTTATTATATTTTAAGATTATGCCTGATAATATTTGTTCTTGAAATGAATTTAGCAATTTCTCGTCTTTGCATTATTTAAATTCATTTTTCTCCCGACAATATTTAGTGCTAGGAAGTGGTTAGCCTAGCACTTTTTTATTCTGCAAAATTTATTAGCATTGGTTGCACTATCTTTGTATAATCTTTTGTATTTAAAATGATCGATCTATCGAGTAGTCCCGCATTAAATGCGATCTCATCGTTTCTTTGTAGTAGCCTTTCATCAACTACAATGTGTAAATTTTTATGAAAGCTAAATGGTGGCACTGAACCAAAAACACAATCTGTCAATGCCAAAACCTCATCTGGACTAGCTAGGCTTGCTCTTTTGCCGTCAAATTTTTGTGTCAAGCTATCAAGATTTGCTTGCATATCGGCTGGCAAAATAGCCAAAATATAAATTTTACCAGCCTTCATCGCTGGCTTTTCATCGCTTAGTAAATAATCATTTAGTACATTTTCATCTTTAAAAATTTGCCTAAATTTCTCCTCATCCACTCCTTTAATAGAGCAAACTAGAGCCTTTGCGCCTTGGCTCATCTTTGTTCCTCTAAGTTTTGCCACCTCTTCTGAAGTGGTCGCACTCTCATGATCTATCACTCTAAATTTAGCCTCGTTTTTACTAAGGAGATCGTGGATTTTATTAAAAATTTGCTCAGACACAGCTCTTTCCTTTGGATAAATTTTAGTTAAAATTATACCGCTAAAACTTACAAAAGGCAGGAAAATGCAGATAAATTTAGATGATATAAAGATCGAGCCAAGTTGGAAAGAGGTGCTAAAAGATGAGTTTTTGAGCGAAAATTTCGCTCGCATCAAAGAGAATTTCTTAAAAGCAAAGAGTGCTGGCGTCGTCTATCCACCAAGTCCACTCATTTTTAATGCATTTAATCTAACGCCATTTCACGATGTCAAAGTCGTAATCCTAGGACAAGATCCATATCACGGCGCAAATCAAGCCATGGGGCTAAGCTTTTCGGTACCAAATGGCGTAAAAGTCCCACCAAGTCTTGTGAATATTTATAAAGAAATTTACGCTGATCTTGGCATAAAAGAGCCAAATAGCGGCGATCTCACAAAATGGGCAAAACAAGGCGTGCTGCTTCTAAACTCAACTTTAAGCGTTAGCGCTGGAGTGGCAAATTCCCACGCTAGCTTTGGCTGGCAGGGCTTTACTGACGCTGTAATAAAAAAGATTAGCCAAAATTTACAAAACGTAGTTTTCATGCTTTGGGGCAATCCAGCTAGAGCCAAAGCACCGCTCATTGACGCTAGCAAGCACCTCATCTTAGAGGCAGCACATCCAAGCCCACTGGCTCGTGGCGCATTTTTTGGCTGCCGACACTTTTCAAAGACAAATATCTATCTAGCAAACCATGGCAAAACGCCAATAGACTGGGATCTAAACGTAAAAATTTGATCTATTTTTTTAGATCATTTAAAAGTTTGTTTGTCTCTTCAAGCTTTCTTTTGCAAAATTTCTCATCTTTGTTTTGCAAAATTATGGCTTCTTGGCCGCTTTGTCTTTGTTTAAACTCATCAAATTTAAGCTCAAAAAGCCTTAACGCCTTTTCATCATTTGCGAGTCGTTTGCTCTCTTTTGCATAAAACTCGTCAAGATAGAGCCTACTTTGCTTGATATATTCATTGCAAACATCGTTTGCATGGACTAAATTTACGCCAAGTAAAATGGCAAAAATAGCTATTTTTTTCATGTTTTTCCTTGAAATTTTTGCGTTATACTAGCCTTTAAGCACTTAAATTTTAAAATGCTTTTTCAAAAAGAGGATAAAAAATGAGACGAAAAGATAGAGAGCTAAGCCGTGAAGATGGCTTAAAAATCATAGATGAATGCGAATATGCGGTAATTTCATGTGTGGATGATGAGGGAGAAATTTTTAGCGTACCGATCTCGCCTGTTAGAGTTGGTGAAAGTATTTTTATACACGGAGCTACCGCTGGCTGTAAGGCAAAACTACTTCAAGATGGACGAAAAGTAGAGTTTGTCTGCGTTAGTTTTAACAAGGTCCCGCATCTAAGCGAAAGCGAGCTAGATGCGATAAAAGACGATGGCAAGGCACTTGGAGGCAAGGTTTTTACGACTGAGTACAAAAGTGCCATCGCAAAAACTAAAGTTTACGAGATCACAGACGAAGCTAAAAAATATGAAATTTTAAAAATTCTCAGCCTAAAATATACAGCTTATGCGATGAACACCTTTGAAACAGCGGCTCAGTATGGGCTAAAGATCACTAAAATTTATGAGTTTAAGATAGAAAGTCTTAGCGCGAAAGCTAAAATTTTGCCAAAACCAGCAAAGTAAAGGAGTAAATTTGAGCTCACTTGCACTGATGTTTAGACCAAAAAACTTGGATAAAATTTGCGGACAAAAGGCGGTTAAAGCGGCATTTTTAAAATTTATAGCCTCTAGCAAAATCCCACACTCCATCTTTTATGGTCCAGCAGGCTGTGGCAAGACGAGCTTTGCAAGAGCTGTGGCGAGTGGGGCAAACTACGACTTTTACGAATTTGATGGCGGAAATTTAAAGATAGATGACTTTCGCAAAATTTTAAAAAACTACGAAAACGCCTTAAATAAGCCACTCTTTTTCATAGACGAGATCCACAGACTTAGCAAAACCCAACAAGAAGCACTGCTAATTCCCATGGAAAACTACAAAGCCCTAGTCATCGGCGCTAGCACGGAAAATCCCTTTTTCACACTAAGCTCAGGCATCAGAAGTCGCTCGATGCTATTTGAGTTTAGGCCGCTTAGCAGCAACGACTTTGAGGAGCTTCTTGGCAAGATCAGGGAGCAAATTTCATTTAGCATAGATGAAGAGGCAAAGGAGTATCTCTTTAAAAGTAGTGGCGGCGACGCAAGAGCTATGCTAAATTTATTAGAATTTGCCGTCACACTTGATGAAAATGTGAGCTTAGAAAATTTAAAAACACTTCGCCAAAACGCCCTAAAAGAGGGAGCAAAAGAGGACGACACGCACTACGAGCTAGCAAGTGCTTTTATAAAAAGCCTGCGTGGCAGCGACGAAAACGCCGTCATATACTATCTTGCAAGACTCATAGACTCTGGCGAGAGTGCAGACTTCATCGCTAGAAGGATGGCGATATTTGCCAGCGAAGACATCGGCAACGCAAATCCAAATGCACTAAATTTAGCTGCCAGCACGCTTAGCGCGGTAAAAGAGATAGGTTTTCCAGAGGCTAGGATCATACTGGCTCAGTGTGCTATCTATCTAGCCAGCTCGCCAAAGTCAAACTCCAGCTACAACGCGATAAATGCCGCACTAAGATACGTGCAAAGCGAGGAAATTTTAAAAATTCCACCATATCTAAAAAATCACACAAAAGAGAGCAAGGACTACCTTTATCCGCATGATTTTGGCGGCTGGGTCGAGCAAAAATATCTAGAAAAACCGCTCGTTTTTTACAAAAGCAAGGGCATAGGCTTTGAAAAAACGCTAAATGAGTGGCTAGAAAAGATAAGGTCTAAGGGCTAAATTTTGGGCTTTACTCTGTCGGATTTATGGAGCAAATTTTAAAAGAAATGTAAATAAACTAGCAAAATTTAGCGTACATCGCAAATTTAAAGATAGAATACGTGCCTTGGGATAGATTAACGACGGCTTATGGCAGAGCAAGCAGCTTTCCAGAAATTTTTAAACAACTTTGGGCGGCGATCGGCGAGAAAAATTTGACGCAAAGTTTGGCTACCGACAGGTCAAATAGCGGATAAAATATGGCAAATCCAGCAAATAACAACGAAGCAAAATTTAACGCCAAAGCTTTTTAAACGCCTTTGATAAAATTTTCAACAAAACCAATAGCCAAATACGTTTTGCCAAGTTATATCCACGCAATAAAGATTGCAAATTTCTCACAAAAGCCATCTAAAATACATAAAAACCTAATTTTAAGATCCAAAAATCAAGAAATAATTTTAGTCCTCATAAGCCGTCTTTGCGGAATAAATTTAGAAATTATCAATCAAAAAACGCCTTAGAGCGTAAAAATATTGGTCACAAAATCTTGTTAGTAAAAGCAAGTTCACCGCGAGTAAGCCGAAAACTAGCGCAAAATTTTAAACCAAGCTAAAAAATTTTTCTTATTTATTTTAATTTTATATTTTTTTAAATATACTCGCTCTCTAAACTACACCAATGAAAG
This window encodes:
- a CDS encoding YbaK/EbsC family protein; this translates as MSEQIFNKIHDLLSKNEAKFRVIDHESATTSEEVAKLRGTKMSQGAKALVCSIKGVDEEKFRQIFKDENVLNDYLLSDEKPAMKAGKIYILAILPADMQANLDSLTQKFDGKRASLASPDEVLALTDCVFGSVPPFSFHKNLHIVVDERLLQRNDEIAFNAGLLDRSIILNTKDYTKIVQPMLINFAE
- a CDS encoding pyridoxamine 5'-phosphate oxidase family protein; the protein is MRRKDRELSREDGLKIIDECEYAVISCVDDEGEIFSVPISPVRVGESIFIHGATAGCKAKLLQDGRKVEFVCVSFNKVPHLSESELDAIKDDGKALGGKVFTTEYKSAIAKTKVYEITDEAKKYEILKILSLKYTAYAMNTFETAAQYGLKITKIYEFKIESLSAKAKILPKPAK
- a CDS encoding replication-associated recombination protein A, with translation MFRPKNLDKICGQKAVKAAFLKFIASSKIPHSIFYGPAGCGKTSFARAVASGANYDFYEFDGGNLKIDDFRKILKNYENALNKPLFFIDEIHRLSKTQQEALLIPMENYKALVIGASTENPFFTLSSGIRSRSMLFEFRPLSSNDFEELLGKIREQISFSIDEEAKEYLFKSSGGDARAMLNLLEFAVTLDENVSLENLKTLRQNALKEGAKEDDTHYELASAFIKSLRGSDENAVIYYLARLIDSGESADFIARRMAIFASEDIGNANPNALNLAASTLSAVKEIGFPEARIILAQCAIYLASSPKSNSSYNAINAALRYVQSEEILKIPPYLKNHTKESKDYLYPHDFGGWVEQKYLEKPLVFYKSKGIGFEKTLNEWLEKIRSKG
- the thrS gene encoding threonine--tRNA ligase produces the protein MSDIIAYKLNGEIVDTQSIAGRESSAEPIYFDNSKEALHVIRHSCAHLMAQAIKSLYPKAKFFVGPNVEDGFYYDFRVDDEGTKLGESDLAAIEDKMKELAEKKFDIIKTCSTKANMSDKFKDDDLKQEVLKRIPDGEVSSYSQGDFEDLCRGPHVPNTKFLKFFKLTRVAGAYLGGDESREMLTRIYGTAYADKESLKEHIRIIEEAKKRDHRKLGTEMKLFTFDEEVGGGLPIWLPNGGRLRSKLEQILYKAHRDRGYEPVRGPELLKADVWRRSGHYANYKENMYFTTIDETEYGIKPMNCVGHIKVYQSDIRSYRDLPLKFFEYGVVHRHEKSGVLHGLFRVREFAQDDSHIFCMPSQIKENILEILKFAGKIMENFGFHYEMEISTKPAKAIGGDEIWETATKALKEALDENGFKYGIDEGGGAFYGPKIDIKITDALKRKWQCGTIQVDFNLPERFDLGYIDANNERQRPVMLHRALLGSFERFIGILLEHTAGELPFFIAPTQVVIVPISDTHLEYAKEISRELRKINVDSEIASKNESLNKRIRTAEKQRVPMIVVLGDNEVANKSVALRDRQARTQSDMSLAEFINLTKEKLSEVHF
- the ung gene encoding uracil-DNA glycosylase, coding for MQINLDDIKIEPSWKEVLKDEFLSENFARIKENFLKAKSAGVVYPPSPLIFNAFNLTPFHDVKVVILGQDPYHGANQAMGLSFSVPNGVKVPPSLVNIYKEIYADLGIKEPNSGDLTKWAKQGVLLLNSTLSVSAGVANSHASFGWQGFTDAVIKKISQNLQNVVFMLWGNPARAKAPLIDASKHLILEAAHPSPLARGAFFGCRHFSKTNIYLANHGKTPIDWDLNVKI
- the infC gene encoding translation initiation factor IF-3, whose protein sequence is MSKENEVLLNEDIRAREVRCVGDDGTAYGVISREEALEISNKLGLDLVLIAPDAKPPVCKIMDYGKFRYQQEKKQKEAKKKQKTIEIKEIKLSVKIAQNDINYKVKHASEFLQDGKYVKFRVFLKGREMSTPEAGVAMLEKVWEMIKDEADRDKEPIIEGRYVNMLVTPKKG